One window of the Eucalyptus grandis isolate ANBG69807.140 chromosome 8, ASM1654582v1, whole genome shotgun sequence genome contains the following:
- the LOC108954901 gene encoding F-box/kelch-repeat protein At3g23880-like produces MSTLSEDDETEILLRLPVKSLLRFKCVCKRWNSLISSPQFAKTHLQISASSPRILLATNPPLSVSCESLHDDDRAGHEGMPLTQLRPPVEAPDGGRPRIVGYCNGLVCLEYDDHRIVVLWNPATGESRNIPNAGCMTICGLGYDPSTDDYKILRHSRLRDAYGFPVVYNVFDVFALKTGSWRRVHDKHDDLKYSRTSGPMQMVFFIG; encoded by the coding sequence ATGTCGACTCTCAGCGAAGACGACGAAACCGAAATCCTCCTGCGGCTTCCCGTGAAATCTCTGCTCAGGTTCAAGTGCGTGTGCAAGCGATGGAACTCACTGATCTCCTCTCCCCAATTCGCCAAGACCCATCTTCAGATTTCCGCTTCTTCCCCAAGAATCCTCCTCGCCACCAACCCTCCTCTGTCCGTGAGCTGCGAATCACTCCATGATGATGATCGTGCTGGTCATGAAGGTATGCCTCTAACCCAGCTTCGGCCTCCGGTGGAAGCTCCCGACGGAGGTCGCCCCCGCATCGTCGGATACTGCAACGGTTTGGTCTGCTTAGAGTACGACGATCATCGGATCGTTGTCTTGTGGAACCCGGCAACAGGGGAGTCCAGAAACATCCCAAACGCTGGTTGCATGACCATTTGCGGACTTGGCTATGATCCCTCAACTGATGATTACAAAATATTGCGGCATAGTCGCCTTAGGGATGCATATGGGTTTCCGGTGGTATATAACGTGTTCGATGTTTTCGCGCTAAAGACTGGTTCGTGGAGGAGAGTCCATGACAAGCATGATGACCTTAAGTATTCCCGGACGTCGGGACCTATGCAGATGGTTTTCTTCATTGGCTAG